Proteins encoded within one genomic window of Streptomyces kaniharaensis:
- the cobA gene encoding uroporphyrinogen-III C-methyltransferase, whose product MTAPTPHPSTEGRTAYPVGLLLAGRRVVVVGGGQVAQRRLPALIATGAELHLISPSTTPAVQAMADAGELTWHPRPYADGDLAGAWYALVATDDPAVNAAVSAEAERERVFCARSDDAAAATAWTPASGRDAGATVAVLTGDPRHSAALRDAIVDGLRDGSLAARQYRAHGAGVALVGGGPGDPDLITVRGRRLLADADVVVTDRLAPRELLAELPEHVEVIDASKIPYGRFMAQEAINRTLIEHARAGKFVVRLKGGDPYVFGRGGEELLACAEAGLPVTVVPGISSSISVPAAAGVPVTHRGMTHEFTVISGHVGPDDERSLTNWEAAARMSGTLVLLMAVDKIGAIAAKLVEYGRPADTPVAIVQEGTTAAQRRVDATLGTVGAVVETEGIKPPAVIVIGDVVNVLAAAFRH is encoded by the coding sequence ATGACCGCGCCCACCCCGCACCCCAGCACCGAAGGCCGTACCGCCTACCCGGTCGGGCTGCTGCTCGCCGGCCGCCGCGTGGTCGTGGTCGGCGGCGGCCAGGTCGCGCAGCGCCGGCTGCCCGCGCTGATCGCCACCGGTGCCGAGCTGCACCTGATATCCCCGTCCACCACCCCGGCCGTCCAGGCCATGGCGGACGCCGGCGAGCTCACCTGGCACCCCCGCCCGTACGCGGACGGCGATCTGGCCGGCGCCTGGTACGCCCTGGTCGCCACCGACGACCCGGCGGTGAACGCCGCGGTCAGCGCCGAGGCCGAGCGCGAGCGGGTGTTCTGCGCCCGCAGCGACGACGCCGCCGCCGCGACCGCCTGGACCCCGGCCAGCGGCCGGGACGCGGGCGCCACCGTCGCCGTCCTCACCGGTGACCCGCGGCACTCCGCCGCCCTGCGCGACGCCATCGTGGACGGCCTTCGGGACGGTTCGCTGGCCGCCCGCCAGTACCGCGCGCACGGCGCCGGTGTCGCCCTCGTCGGCGGTGGTCCCGGCGACCCGGACCTGATCACCGTGCGCGGCCGCCGCCTGCTGGCCGACGCGGACGTCGTCGTCACCGACCGCCTCGCCCCGCGCGAGCTGCTGGCCGAACTGCCCGAGCACGTCGAGGTGATCGACGCCTCCAAGATCCCGTACGGCCGCTTCATGGCCCAGGAGGCGATCAACCGGACGCTGATCGAGCACGCCAGGGCGGGCAAGTTCGTGGTCCGTCTCAAGGGCGGCGACCCGTACGTCTTCGGCCGCGGCGGCGAGGAGCTGCTGGCGTGCGCGGAGGCCGGGCTGCCGGTCACCGTGGTGCCGGGCATCTCCAGTTCGATCAGCGTCCCGGCGGCGGCCGGCGTGCCGGTCACCCACCGCGGCATGACGCACGAGTTCACCGTGATCTCCGGCCACGTCGGCCCGGACGACGAGCGCTCGCTCACCAACTGGGAGGCCGCCGCGCGGATGAGCGGCACCCTGGTGCTGCTGATGGCCGTGGACAAGATCGGCGCGATCGCCGCGAAGCTCGTCGAGTACGGCCGCCCGGCGGACACCCCGGTCGCGATCGTCCAGGAGGGCACCACCGCGGCCCAGCGCCGGGTGGACGCCACCCTGGGCACCGTGGGCGCGGTGGTCGAGACCGAGGGGATCAAGCCGCCGGCCGTGATCGTCATCGGCGACGTGGTCAACGTCCTTGCGGCGGCCTTCCGGCACTGA
- a CDS encoding SpoIIE family protein phosphatase, producing the protein MARLPGRSWAPSASGATGSAGPPGGRPHGRQQQPRAKRAWPVKHRSVAGQVFALQILVVLLLVVAAAVALVVQSRNDAENEARNRSVAVAQAFANSPGVVEALRSPDPTAILQPKAQSARVSSGVDFIVVLNNDGIRYTHPNPARIGQKFVGDYQPALQGHVVTEHITGTLGPLVQAVVPVYAPDGSVAGLVSAGVTLANVSTASERQLPVVLGAAAGAVGMATLGTALISRRLRRQTHGLGPSEMTRMYEHHAAVLHAVREGVLIVGEEGRLLLCNDEARRLLGLPADAEGRLVTELGLEPVPKELLTANRPVTDQVVMAGDRLLAVNVRLTDQDGGPPGFVATLRDSTELLALSGRADVAQRRLRLLYDAGVTVGSTLDVTRTAEELAQITVPRFADFVTVDLADEVLSGDEPPPGKSLGRMRRAAFAGIRDDSPFYPVGTVLDVVPSTPLAGALHSGKPGMEAHLDQARAWREQDPEGAAQALAYGVHSLVRVPLKARGVLLGMARFWRADRPEPFELDDLALAEELVAHAAVCIDNARRYTREHAMAVTLQHSLLPRSLPVQNALDVAHRYLPAQEGVGGDWFDVIPLPGARVALVVGDVVGHGLHAAATMGRLRTAIHNFSTLDLPPDELLAHLDDLVNRIDQDEAASGESSELAGATCLYAIYDPVSRRCTVASAGHPPPAVVGPDGRVDFPELPTGPPLGLAALLFETVELEVAEGSRLVLYTDGLVEDRERDIDEGLERLRAALTGPPRTPEQTCADVLGAMLPERPQDDIALLVARTRVLASDQVAEWDVPSDPAAVREVRAAVADRLAAWGLDEAAFVTELILSELVTNAIRYGSGPIRVRLLRDRTLICEVSDGSSTSPHMRYAATTDEGGRGLFLVAQFADRWGTRYTATGKVIWTEQPLE; encoded by the coding sequence ATGGCCCGTCTTCCGGGCCGATCCTGGGCTCCGTCGGCCTCTGGTGCTACTGGTTCCGCCGGCCCCCCCGGTGGGCGCCCACACGGTCGGCAACAACAGCCACGCGCCAAGCGGGCGTGGCCGGTGAAGCACCGGTCGGTGGCCGGGCAGGTGTTCGCGCTGCAGATCCTCGTGGTGCTGCTGCTGGTGGTGGCCGCCGCGGTGGCGCTCGTGGTGCAGTCCCGCAACGACGCCGAGAACGAGGCCCGCAACCGGTCCGTGGCGGTCGCGCAGGCCTTCGCCAACTCGCCGGGCGTCGTCGAGGCGCTGCGCTCCCCCGATCCGACGGCGATCCTGCAGCCGAAGGCACAGTCCGCGCGGGTGTCGTCGGGCGTCGACTTCATCGTCGTCCTGAACAACGACGGCATCCGCTACACCCACCCCAACCCGGCCCGGATCGGCCAGAAGTTCGTCGGCGACTACCAGCCCGCCCTTCAGGGGCACGTGGTGACCGAGCACATCACCGGCACCCTGGGCCCGCTCGTCCAGGCGGTCGTCCCGGTGTACGCGCCGGACGGCTCGGTGGCCGGACTCGTCTCGGCAGGTGTCACGCTCGCGAACGTGAGCACCGCCAGCGAGCGGCAGCTGCCCGTCGTGCTGGGCGCCGCCGCGGGCGCGGTCGGGATGGCGACACTCGGGACGGCGCTGATCAGCCGGCGCCTGCGGCGGCAGACGCACGGGCTCGGACCGTCCGAGATGACCAGGATGTACGAGCACCACGCGGCCGTCCTGCACGCGGTGCGCGAGGGCGTGCTGATCGTCGGCGAGGAGGGGCGCCTGCTGCTCTGCAACGACGAGGCGCGGCGGCTGCTCGGCCTGCCGGCGGACGCCGAGGGCCGCCTGGTGACCGAGCTGGGCCTGGAGCCCGTCCCCAAGGAGCTGCTGACTGCCAATCGGCCGGTCACCGACCAGGTGGTCATGGCCGGTGACCGGCTGCTGGCGGTGAACGTCCGGCTCACCGACCAGGACGGCGGCCCGCCCGGCTTCGTCGCCACCCTGCGCGACTCCACCGAGCTGCTGGCGCTGTCCGGCCGGGCCGACGTGGCGCAGCGGCGGCTGCGGCTGCTGTACGACGCCGGGGTGACGGTGGGCAGCACGCTGGACGTGACGCGCACGGCGGAGGAGCTGGCACAGATCACGGTGCCGCGGTTCGCGGACTTCGTCACGGTGGACCTGGCCGACGAGGTGCTGTCGGGCGACGAGCCGCCGCCGGGGAAGTCGCTGGGGCGGATGCGGCGGGCGGCGTTCGCGGGCATCCGGGACGACTCGCCGTTCTACCCGGTCGGTACGGTGCTGGACGTGGTGCCGTCCACCCCGCTGGCCGGGGCGCTGCACAGCGGGAAGCCCGGCATGGAGGCGCACCTGGACCAGGCCCGGGCATGGCGGGAGCAGGACCCGGAGGGAGCGGCGCAGGCGCTGGCGTACGGGGTGCACTCGCTGGTGCGGGTGCCGCTGAAGGCGCGCGGGGTGCTGCTGGGGATGGCCCGGTTCTGGCGGGCGGACCGGCCCGAGCCGTTCGAGCTGGACGATCTCGCACTGGCGGAAGAGCTGGTGGCGCACGCGGCGGTGTGCATCGACAACGCGCGCCGGTACACCCGGGAGCACGCGATGGCCGTGACCCTCCAGCACAGCCTGCTGCCGCGCAGCCTGCCCGTGCAGAACGCGCTGGACGTCGCACACCGGTACCTGCCGGCCCAGGAGGGCGTGGGCGGGGACTGGTTCGACGTGATCCCGCTGCCGGGCGCGCGGGTGGCCCTGGTGGTCGGAGACGTCGTGGGGCACGGGCTGCACGCGGCGGCGACGATGGGACGGCTGCGCACGGCGATCCACAACTTCTCGACCCTGGACCTGCCGCCGGACGAGCTGCTGGCGCACCTGGACGACCTGGTGAACCGGATCGACCAGGACGAGGCGGCGAGCGGGGAGAGTTCCGAGCTGGCCGGGGCGACCTGCCTGTACGCGATCTACGATCCGGTGTCGCGGCGCTGCACGGTGGCCAGCGCCGGGCATCCGCCGCCCGCGGTGGTGGGCCCGGACGGGCGGGTCGACTTCCCGGAGCTGCCGACCGGGCCGCCGCTGGGGCTGGCGGCGCTGCTCTTCGAGACGGTCGAGCTGGAGGTGGCCGAGGGCAGTCGGCTGGTGCTGTACACCGACGGGCTGGTGGAGGACCGCGAGCGGGACATCGACGAGGGGCTGGAGCGGCTGCGGGCGGCGCTGACCGGGCCGCCGCGCACGCCGGAGCAGACCTGCGCGGACGTGCTGGGGGCGATGCTGCCGGAGCGTCCGCAGGACGACATCGCGCTGCTGGTGGCACGGACCCGGGTACTGGCGTCGGACCAGGTGGCGGAGTGGGACGTGCCGTCCGACCCCGCCGCGGTGCGCGAGGTCCGGGCGGCGGTCGCGGACCGGCTGGCGGCGTGGGGGCTGGACGAGGCCGCGTTCGTCACCGAGCTGATCCTGAGCGAGCTGGTGACCAACGCGATCCGGTACGGCTCCGGGCCGATCCGGGTGCGGCTGCTGCGGGACCGGACGCTGATCTGCGAGGTGTCCGACGGCAGCAGCACCTCGCCGCACATGCGCTACGCGGCCACGACGGACGAGGGCGGGCGCGGGCTGTTCCTGGTCGCGCAGTTCGCGGACCGCTGGGGGACGCGGTACACGGCGACCGGGAAGGTGATCTGGACGGAGCAGCCGCTGGAGTAG
- a CDS encoding TrmH family RNA methyltransferase, with amino-acid sequence MSEPSTITDPADPRLGDYTGLTDVELRRRREPAEGLFIAEGEKVIRRALSAGYRMRSMLLTPKWLDVMADVIAEADAPVHVVEPALAEAVTGYHVHRGALASMERKPLPDAATLLAGSRRVAVLEGLVDHTNLGAIFRSAAALGMDAVLLSPDCADPLYRRAVKVSMGAVFAVPYARLDPWPAALDTVRDTGFTLLALTPADSAVDLASLAPQRLPKTALMLGAEGDGLTGPAISAADHPVRIPMAHGIDSLNVGAAAAVAFYAVTTP; translated from the coding sequence GTGTCCGAACCCAGCACCATCACCGACCCCGCCGACCCGCGCCTCGGCGACTACACCGGCCTCACCGACGTCGAACTGCGCCGCCGGCGCGAACCCGCCGAGGGCCTGTTCATCGCCGAGGGGGAGAAGGTCATCCGCCGCGCCCTCAGCGCCGGCTACCGGATGCGGTCGATGCTGCTCACCCCGAAGTGGCTGGACGTGATGGCCGACGTCATCGCCGAGGCCGACGCCCCCGTCCACGTCGTCGAACCCGCCCTGGCCGAAGCCGTCACCGGCTACCACGTCCACCGCGGCGCCCTCGCCTCGATGGAGCGCAAGCCCCTGCCGGACGCCGCCACCCTCCTCGCCGGATCCCGCCGCGTCGCCGTCCTCGAAGGCCTGGTCGATCACACCAACCTCGGCGCGATCTTCCGCAGCGCCGCCGCCCTCGGCATGGACGCCGTCCTGCTGTCGCCCGACTGCGCCGACCCGCTCTACCGGCGCGCCGTCAAGGTCTCCATGGGCGCCGTCTTCGCGGTGCCGTACGCCCGCCTCGACCCCTGGCCGGCCGCGCTGGACACCGTCCGCGACACCGGATTCACGCTCCTCGCCCTCACCCCCGCCGACTCCGCGGTCGACCTTGCGAGCCTCGCCCCCCAGCGGCTCCCCAAGACGGCCCTCATGCTCGGAGCCGAAGGCGACGGACTCACCGGCCCCGCCATCTCGGCCGCCGACCACCCCGTCCGCATCCCCATGGCCCACGGCATCGACTCGCTCAACGTGGGCGCGGCGGCCGCCGTGGCCTTCTACGCCGTCACCACTCCCTGA